One genomic segment of Rivularia sp. PCC 7116 includes these proteins:
- a CDS encoding sulfotransferase domain-containing protein has product MKHSLPHFLIIGAMKSGTTSLYDDLKTSPLFHLPDTKEPAVLVKTKTIKDAVRQYELHFENSNDTRIRGDGSTYYMMQPLFPDVSKFAKTVCGSDLKLVAILRNPIDRIISHVCHDYAAGRLKHRDVDRAIADDFRYVAFSNYTLQLKPWIESFGIDSLYCISFEDYIKNRLAVSRKIASFIEVEPSTITPRRKISNRNSDIRLPLIPGKTLEIYRSYLKKITPPFVQKAGFNLFTQKRKVLPEVKFSQKLKDELHKHFSEMEDNLCSLTGKKINLNLE; this is encoded by the coding sequence ATGAAACATTCACTTCCTCACTTTTTAATAATTGGTGCAATGAAATCTGGAACTACATCACTCTACGATGACTTGAAAACAAGTCCTCTCTTTCATTTACCAGATACAAAAGAACCTGCCGTATTAGTAAAAACCAAAACAATAAAAGATGCAGTTAGACAATATGAATTACATTTTGAAAACTCAAATGATACTCGCATCAGAGGAGATGGTTCTACCTATTATATGATGCAACCACTATTTCCAGACGTATCAAAATTTGCAAAAACTGTGTGTGGTTCCGATCTGAAACTGGTTGCTATACTTAGGAATCCCATCGATAGGATTATCAGCCATGTATGTCATGATTATGCAGCAGGTAGACTAAAGCACAGAGATGTTGACCGTGCAATAGCTGATGACTTTCGATATGTAGCTTTTAGCAACTATACTCTGCAACTGAAACCTTGGATTGAGTCGTTTGGAATCGATAGCCTCTACTGTATTTCTTTTGAAGACTACATTAAAAATCGTCTTGCTGTCTCTAGGAAGATTGCATCTTTTATTGAGGTGGAACCATCCACTATTACTCCTAGACGAAAAATCAGCAATCGGAATTCCGATATACGGCTTCCTCTTATTCCAGGAAAAACTTTAGAAATTTATCGTTCATATTTAAAAAAAATAACGCCGCCATTCGTTCAAAAAGCTGGCTTCAATTTATTCACACAAAAACGTAAAGTATTACCAGAAGTAAAATTTTCTCAGAAGCTCAAGGATGAGTTACACAAGCATTTTTCTGAGATGGAAGATAACTTATGTTCCTTAACAGGGAAAAAAATAAATCTTAACCTAGAATAA
- a CDS encoding sulfotransferase domain-containing protein, translating to MFNLSSLAHYSIGLSANINHIVAANFSSICPFIMVSEFPRSGGNWIRDMLGDCLQMPVPRFSKFPITFSALAHSHFPTPIVKTTAVYILRDGRDVFVSHYWKSVNGVISDNSVIRRSILSKHPCLKSIIHKSDVNHTEVMSAFYDEWRIRPMGSKLNWGDHINRWLNCDAPSLVIMKYENMHLNPHKTLFDSIKKLTGKDIDTDTIEFAIKRNSFKSKTGRLNGVVDNKSNRRTGIVGDWKNVFTEELLKKFHSDFSEALALGGYN from the coding sequence ATGTTTAATTTGTCATCACTTGCTCATTATTCAATTGGTTTATCTGCAAATATAAATCATATAGTTGCAGCTAACTTTTCGTCTATATGCCCTTTTATTATGGTCTCAGAGTTCCCTCGTTCTGGAGGAAATTGGATACGGGATATGCTTGGAGACTGTCTTCAAATGCCAGTTCCTCGGTTTTCTAAGTTCCCAATAACTTTTTCTGCTCTTGCACATAGCCATTTTCCTACACCGATCGTGAAAACAACTGCGGTTTATATTTTACGTGATGGTCGTGACGTATTTGTGTCACATTATTGGAAAAGTGTGAATGGTGTAATTTCTGACAACTCAGTTATAAGGAGAAGTATTCTTTCCAAGCATCCCTGCCTAAAAAGCATAATTCATAAAAGTGATGTTAACCATACAGAAGTGATGTCTGCTTTTTATGACGAGTGGAGAATTCGTCCAATGGGGTCAAAATTAAATTGGGGAGATCATATAAATCGATGGCTAAATTGTGATGCACCTTCACTAGTAATAATGAAGTATGAAAATATGCATCTTAATCCTCATAAAACCTTGTTTGATTCAATTAAGAAACTTACCGGAAAAGACATTGACACAGATACAATAGAATTTGCAATCAAAAGAAATTCATTTAAATCAAAAACTGGAAGGTTAAACGGGGTAGTTGACAATAAATCCAATCGTCGTACAGGTATTGTAGGAGACTGGAAAAACGTTTTTACAGAAGAGCTATTAAAAAAATTTCATAGTGATTTTAGCGAAGCTTTAGCATTAGGAGGTTACAACTAG
- a CDS encoding oligosaccharide repeat unit polymerase, whose translation MQFVDLLFLFIIPALPLITGISNSLAPLGGPLVIISLQLFLGATLKSLYLIFNKHLFLTTPWLNRSVSAYETAIVFMFLFSFLICFGYLFASYVERKKRLKLKFITSNFNFTSENKSFILLIIGIVSFFIVASIFIWKRGLLGRSLLDIIIGANISKVDKIEGVKNFGNTNAFITIFFVLPRTCFFLFYANVIKNSKIFIYKLGFSVTLILTFMEIILRGKRDAFAHVFLSLLIMAGFIRKKIMLKEIRTYSLFIAVSIFLFSLITYLRGSGTTSIELSNLNYNKQFLEPVLASTYFTDVNILASIIERMENLQFMYGDSYLMFFTGLIPRAFWPDKPAISLGLFVKSQILLRPGTLGGVPPTMPGEAFINFGWYGLGIALLYGYLLRKLEAFLLRGKLAARGIGIYIYSIWIVPLTWSLMQSSFAITMNGVVVSLGIALPLLYFASYKSKAYQRVKILR comes from the coding sequence GTGCAGTTCGTCGATTTGTTATTTTTGTTTATAATTCCAGCTCTTCCTTTAATTACAGGAATTTCCAATTCCTTGGCTCCACTTGGAGGACCTCTAGTAATTATCAGCTTGCAATTATTCTTAGGGGCTACTTTAAAATCTTTATACTTAATATTCAATAAACACTTGTTCTTGACAACACCGTGGTTGAATCGATCTGTCTCAGCTTACGAAACAGCTATCGTGTTCATGTTTTTATTTTCTTTTTTGATTTGTTTTGGTTATTTATTTGCCTCTTATGTTGAAAGAAAGAAAAGACTGAAACTAAAATTTATTACATCTAATTTTAATTTTACTAGTGAAAATAAATCATTTATACTTCTTATTATTGGGATAGTTAGCTTCTTTATTGTGGCTTCCATCTTTATTTGGAAAAGAGGTTTATTAGGTAGATCTTTATTAGATATAATTATTGGTGCTAATATCTCTAAAGTTGATAAGATAGAAGGTGTTAAAAACTTTGGAAATACAAATGCATTCATTACAATTTTTTTTGTTTTACCTAGAACCTGCTTTTTCTTATTTTACGCAAATGTAATAAAGAATTCCAAAATATTCATTTATAAACTTGGTTTTTCTGTTACATTAATCTTGACTTTTATGGAAATTATCCTAAGAGGAAAACGGGATGCTTTTGCCCATGTGTTTTTGTCTTTACTAATTATGGCCGGTTTTATCAGAAAAAAAATTATGTTGAAAGAGATTAGGACATATTCTTTATTTATTGCGGTTTCAATATTTCTATTTTCTTTGATTACCTATCTTAGAGGAAGTGGTACAACCTCAATTGAGCTAAGTAACCTGAACTACAACAAGCAATTTTTAGAACCTGTTCTAGCATCAACATATTTTACTGATGTAAATATTTTGGCTTCGATAATTGAGAGGATGGAAAATTTACAATTCATGTATGGTGATTCATACTTGATGTTCTTTACTGGTCTGATTCCAAGAGCTTTTTGGCCAGATAAGCCAGCTATTTCACTTGGACTATTTGTAAAAAGTCAGATTCTTCTACGTCCTGGAACTTTAGGTGGAGTACCTCCAACTATGCCTGGAGAAGCCTTTATTAATTTTGGTTGGTATGGATTAGGTATCGCATTGCTATATGGTTATCTATTACGAAAATTAGAAGCTTTTTTACTAAGAGGCAAGCTTGCTGCAAGAGGGATTGGTATATATATTTATTCAATTTGGATTGTGCCGCTCACTTGGAGCTTAATGCAAAGTAGTTTTGCTATTACTATGAATGGAGTTGTCGTATCGCTTGGCATAGCGTTACCTTTATTATATTTTGCGTCTTATAAATCAAAAGCATATCAAAGAGTAAAAATTTTACGATAG
- a CDS encoding acyltransferase, whose product MFSREILTLIATTYYRLTCAKFGSNSIVRWGTWISYPSNVFIGDNVFIANNVLIGSELKDSLLHISSSVQINDGVVIDYTGGITIAENTLIAQQSIIYSHSHGLNPHSKPKPMPKNIGSNCWLGARCLILESCSQISSGSIIGAGSTVTKDIDKKGIYAGVPARFIRMLPDVEKE is encoded by the coding sequence GTGTTTTCACGTGAAATACTAACTTTAATAGCAACAACTTATTATCGATTAACATGTGCAAAGTTTGGGTCTAATTCTATAGTTCGTTGGGGAACTTGGATAAGTTACCCAAGTAATGTTTTTATTGGGGATAATGTTTTTATTGCTAACAATGTTTTAATTGGAAGTGAGCTAAAAGATAGCTTATTACATATTTCTTCCTCCGTTCAAATCAATGATGGTGTGGTCATTGATTACACTGGCGGCATAACTATAGCAGAGAATACACTTATCGCCCAACAGTCAATAATCTACTCACATTCTCATGGATTAAATCCTCACTCAAAACCAAAACCGATGCCAAAAAATATTGGTTCAAACTGCTGGCTAGGTGCTAGATGTTTAATACTAGAAAGCTGTTCTCAGATTTCTTCTGGATCTATTATTGGAGCTGGTTCTACTGTGACTAAAGATATTGATAAAAAGGGTATTTATGCAGGTGTTCCTGCGCGTTTCATACGTATGTTGCCTGATGTAGAAAAAGAATAA